The following are encoded together in the Mangifera indica cultivar Alphonso unplaced genomic scaffold, CATAS_Mindica_2.1 Un_0101, whole genome shotgun sequence genome:
- the LOC123207757 gene encoding putative disease resistance protein RGA3, with product MAEAIVSFVLKQLGSVPSEQASGYITKQVSLVGDVDEEVEKLTHNLEAIQAVLFDAEQKQMKTAAVRLWLHRLKDVCYDVEDVLDEWNTAILKLRIEGGHDHNAIAPKKKVCCFFPFRCFGFKEVVLRRDIAIRITDINKKLDPIAKEKNDYNLNVIKAIERFDNQQMQTTSFIDVSDIIGRENLKNDLVNKLLCEDREKNLHIISLVGMGGIGKTTLAQFAYNNNEVENNFDKRIWVCVSEPFDEIRIAKAIIQSLENYTSNVVELEYLLHCIRDSVKTKKFLLILDDVWTENDKKWEPFYNCLKNGLHESKILITTRKESVARIMKSNDIINVGELSNEENWLFFEKLALSERLPEEYKNLEEIGRKIVRKCKGLPLAVKTIGSLLQFKKSKEQWQHVLDSEMWKFEDTEKGLLTPLMLSYNDLPPMGYLREEKDDENEDIIGEEYFDYLVARSLLQKHKSFSGSYMHDIVHDFAQFLGDKECLSIEVYGDEDPLKNSPKDKGIGKLVNLRRLEYNDFRGTLLYTPKGVEKLTGLRRLSSFVIRGGGDHDNKACSFEGLKNLNRLEGGLIVRGLGNVTDVSNGKLAEVFKNKEKLRWLDLKFDKRGEVERLDEDDELILETSQPPPNLETLKYILLQRQHIPCRLADFNQTEGVKT from the exons ATGGCTGAAGCAATTGTTTCTTTTGTCTTGAAGCAACTGGGTTCAGTTCCTTCTGAGCAGGCTTCTGGCTACATCACAAAACAAGTGAGCCTTGTTGGGGATGTTGACGAAGAAGTAGAGAAGCTTACGCACAACCTTGAAGCCATTCAAGCTGTGTTATTTGATGCAGAGCAAAAACAAATGAAGACTGCAGCTGTGAGACTATGGTTACATCGTCTCAAAGACGTATGTTATGACGTGGAAGATGTGCTGGATGAGTGGAATACTGCAATCTTGAAATTGCGAATTGAGGGAGGTCACGATCATAATGCTATTGCTCCGAAGAAGAAGGTGTGTTGCTTCTTTCCATTTCGTTGTTTTGGTTTCAAAGAAGTTGTTTTACGTCGCGACATTGCAATTAGGATaactgatataaataaaaagctaGATCCTATAgccaaagagaaaaatgattataATCTTAATGTGATTAAGGCTATTGAGAGATTTGATAATCAACAAATGCaaactacttcttttattgatgTCTCTGATATAATTGGTagagaaaatttgaagaatgaTTTAGTAAACAAGTTATTGTGTGAGGATCGTGAAAAAAACCTCCATATCATCTCGCTTGTAGGGATGGGGGGAATAGGAAAAACAACTCTTGCccaatttgcctacaataacaATGAGGTGGAGAAcaattttgataaaagaatCTGGGTGTGTGTATCAGAGCCTTTCGATGAGATTAGGATTGCCAAAGCAATAATTCAATCTCTCGAGAATTATACTTCTAATGTAGTAGAATTAGAATATCTTCTTCATTGTATTCGTGACTCTGTTAAGACTAAaaaatttttgcttattttggatGATGTGTGGACTGAAAATGACAAGAAATGGGAACCATTCTATAATTGTCTAAAGAATGGTCTTCATgagagtaaaattttaattaccacaCGTAAAGAGTCAGTTGCACGTATAATGAAATCAAATGATATCATAAATGTTGGTGAATTGTCTAATGAGGAGAATTGGTTATTTTTTGAAAAGCTAGCACTTTCTGAAAGACTTCCTGAAGagtataaaaatttagaagaaattgGTAGGAAAATAGTTAGAAAGTGCAAGGGGTTACCTCTTGCTGTAAAAACTATTGGGAGTCTCTTgcagtttaaaaaatctaaagagCAGTGGCAACATGTGTTAGATAGTGAAATGTGGAAGTTTGAAGATACTGAAAAAGGTCTTTTAACCCCTTTGATGTTGAGTTATAATGATTTACCTCCAATG GGTTAtcttagagaagaaaaagatgatgagaATGAGGATATAATTGGTGAAGAGTATTTTGACTATTTAGTGGCAAGATCTCTCTTACAAAAGCATAAATCATTTTCTGGTTCGTACATGCATGATATAGTACACGACTTTGCACAATTTTTGGGTGATAAAGAGTGCTTATCAATAGAAGTGTATGGCGACGAAGACCCACTTAAGAACTCTCCTAAGGACAAA GGGATTGGAAAATTAGTAAATTTGAGGCGTTTGGAATATAATGATTTTCGGGGTACACTACTTTACACGCCAAAAGGGGTAGAGAAATTGACAGGTCTTCGAAGGTTAAGTTCATTTGTCATACGGGGTGGTGGTGATCATGATAACAAAGCATGTAGTTTTGAAGGACTGAAAAATTTGAATCGTCTTGAAGGGGGGCTTATAGTAAGAGGATTGGGAAATGTAACAGATGTCAGCAATGGGAAACTGGCAGAAGTTTTTAAGAACAAGGAAAAACTCCGGTGGTTGGATTTAAAGTTTGATAAACGTGGAGAAGTGGAGAGACTAGATGAGGATGATGAACTAATACTTGAAACCTCACAACCACCACCAAATTTAGAGACTCTTAAGTATATACTACTACAAAGGCAACACATTCCCTGCCGCTTGGCCGACTTTAACCAAACTGAAGGAGTTAAGACTTAA